The following proteins are encoded in a genomic region of Oncorhynchus keta strain PuntledgeMale-10-30-2019 chromosome 8, Oket_V2, whole genome shotgun sequence:
- the LOC118387104 gene encoding AN1-type zinc finger protein 3-like isoform X1, whose product MGDTGSERSKPLPTRCPCGFWGSSKTMNLCSKCFADIEKKQTDEDCAPKPSPSTGSTQTAVFNSEMSSSSSKSSQSLLSSPLINSEQPSASTEDPVLMLSNTQDELLSCTETAQGTLCTPKKRPCESASGLESEASPEKRARGDSEEGEAVSEEPSPGPKQKNRRRCYRCQTKLELVQQELGSCRCGYVFCMLHRLPEQHDCLFDHLGRGREEAVLKMVKLDRKVGRSCQRIGEECS is encoded by the exons ATGGGGGATACTGGTAGTGAGCGCAGCAAACCTTTACCAACTCGGTGTCCCTGTGGATTTTGGGG GTCCAGTAAAACCATGAACCTCTGCTCAAAATGTTTTGCTG ATATCGAGAAGAAGCAGACAGATGAGGACTGTGCCCCAAAACCTAGCCCGAGCACTGGGAGTACCCAAACGGCTGTCTTCAATAGCGAGatgagtagtagcagcagcaaaaGTAGCCAATCCCTATTGTCGTCGCCACTCATTAACTCCGAGCAGCCATCTGCATCAACCGAAGACCCTGTCCTCATGTTATCCAATACACAGGACG aACTATTATCATGCACAGAAACAGCCCAAGGTACCCTCTGTACGCCCAAAAAACGTCCTTGCGAATCAG CTTCAGGGCTGGAGAGCGAGGCGTCACCGGAGAAACGGGCACGGGGGGACTCTGAGGAGGGGGAGGCGGTTAGCGAGGAGCCTAGCCCAGGACCCAAGCAGAAAAACCGCCGGCGCTGCTATCGCTGCCAAACCAAACTGGAGCTGGTACAGCAGGAACTGGGCTCCTGTCGCTGCG GCTACGTGTTCTGCATGTTGCACCGTCTACCTGAGCAGCACGACTGCCTGTTCGACCACCTGGGGCGTGGGCGCGAGGAGGCCGTCCTCAAGATGGTGAAGCTGGACCGCAAGGTGGGCCGCTCGTGCCAGCGCATTGGAGAAGAGTGCTCCTGA
- the LOC118387103 gene encoding BTB/POZ domain-containing protein 9-like has protein sequence MSNNSHPLRPLASVSEIDHIHLLSEQLGALVPGEEYSDVTFVVEEKRFPAHRVILAARCHYFRALLYGGMKESQPQAEVTLEETRAEAFSMLLHYLYTGRASLSSAREEVLLDFLGLAHRYGLQPLEDSTSEFLRTILHTHNVCLVFDVASLYSLGVLSEACCAYMDRHAPEVLASDSFLTLSKTALLTVVRRDSFAASEKEIFQALCRWCRQNGEGGATQEVMSAVRLPLMSLMEMLNVVRPSGLLSPDDLLDAIKTRSESRDMDLNYRGILIPEENIATMKYGAQVVKGELKSALLDGDTQNYDLDHGFSRHPIEEDGCAGLQIKLGQAYILNHIRILLWDRDSRSYSYYIEVSMDELDWMRVVDHSKYLCRSWQNLFFTPRVARYVRIVGTHNTVNKVFHLVSLECMFTHRSFTLEKGLLVPNENVATIAACSSVIEGVSRSRNALLNGDTRNYDWDSGYTCHQLGSGAIVIQLAQPYSIGSLRLLLWDCDERSYSYYIEVSTNQQEWTKVVDRTKVPCRSWQTLKFDKQPASFIRIVGTHNSANEVFHCVHFECPAQSDAEVKEGSPGQESSSTSQNPRPVRPSRTHSLLPSLPSSSSTSSQPHL, from the exons ATGAGTAACAACAGCCATCCTTTGCGCCCACTGGCCTCTGTGTCAGAGATTGACCACATCCACCTGCTGTCAGAGCAGCTGGGCGCCTTGGTTCCAGGTGAAGAGTACAGTGATGTCACCTTCGTTGTGGAGGAGAAACGCTTCCCCGCCCATAGGGTCATTTTGGCAGCACGATGTCACTACTTCAG AGCTCTGCTgtatggagggatgaaggagtcCCAGCCGCAGGCGGAGGTGACACTGGAGGAGACCCGAGCCGAGGCTTTCTCCATGCTCCTCCACTACCTTTACACGGGCCGGGCTAGCCTCAGCTCAGCCCGCGAGGAGGTGCTGCTGGACTTCCTGGGTCTGGCCCACCGCTACGGCCTCCAGCCACTAGAGGACTCCACCTCTGAGTTCCTGCGCACCATCCTGCACACGCACAACGTGTGTTTGGTGTTTGACGTGGCCAGCCTGTACTCTCTGGGTGTGCTCAGTGAAGCATGCTGCGCCTACATGGATCGGCATGCCCCGGAGGTCCTGGCCTCGGACAGCTTCCTCACGTTGTCCAAG ACTGCTCTGCTGACTGTTGTACGGAGGGACTCGTTTGCAGCGAGCGAGAAGGAGATCTTCCAGGCGCTGTGTCGCTGGTGCCGGCAGAACGGCGAGGGTGGCGCCACGCAGGAAGTGATGTCGGCCGTGCGGCTGCCGCTCATGAGTCTgatggagatgctaaacgtggtGCGTCCCTCGGGACTTCTCAGCCCAGACGACCTGCTGGACGCCATCAAGACGCGCTCAGAGAGCCGCGACATGGACCTCAACTACCGCGGCATCCTCA TCCCAGAAGAGAATATTGCCACTATGAAGTACGGAGCCCAGGTGGTGAAGGGAGAGCTGAAGTCAGCGCTGCTGGACGGAGACACCCAGAACTACGACTTGGACCACGGCTTTTCAAGACACCCCATAGAGGAGGACGGCTGCGCTGGCCTCCAGATTAAGCTGGGCCAGGCCTACATCCTCAACCATATCCGCATCCTGCTCTGGGACAGAGACAGCCG GTCTTATTCTTACTATATTGAAGTGTCCATGGATGAGCTGGATTGGATGCGTGTTGTAGACCATTCCAAGTATCTGTGTCGCTCTTGGCAGAACCTCTTCTTTACACCACGTGTGGCCAG GTACGTGCGCATTGTAGGGACGCATAACACTGTCAACAAGGTCTTCCATCTAGTGAGTTTGGAGTGTATGTTCACACACCGCTCATTCACTCTGGAAAAAGGTCTTCTCG TCCCCAATGAGAACGTGGCTACCATCGCGGCCTGTTCCAGTGTCATCGAGGGGGTGAGTCGGAGCAGAAATGCCCTGCTCAACGGGGACACCCGCAACTACGACTGGGACTCTGGCTACACCTGTCACCAGCTGGGCTCTGGGGCCATCGTCATCCAACTGGCTCAGCCTTACTCTATAGGCTccttaag ACTACTACTGTGGGACTGTGATGAGCGATCCTACAGTTACTACATTGAGGTCTCCACCAATCAGCAGGAGTGGACAAAGGTGGTGGACCGCACCAAGGTGCCATGTCG GTCGTGGCAGACACTCAAATTCGACAAGCAGCCTGCCTCTTTTATCCGCATCGTAGGAACTCACAACTCCGCAAACGAG GTGTTCCATTGTGTCCACTTTGAGTGTCCGGCCCAGTCTGACGCGGAGGTGAAAGAGGGCAGTCCTGGGCAGGAGTCCAGTTCCACATCCCAGAACCCCAGACCTGTTCGGCCCTCCCGTACCCACAGCCTGCtcccctccctgccctcctcatcctccacctcctcacaaCCCCACCTCTGA
- the LOC118387104 gene encoding AN1-type zinc finger protein 3-like isoform X2, which yields MGDTGSERSKPLPTRCPCGFWGSSKTMNLCSKCFAELLSCTETAQGTLCTPKKRPCESASGLESEASPEKRARGDSEEGEAVSEEPSPGPKQKNRRRCYRCQTKLELVQQELGSCRCGYVFCMLHRLPEQHDCLFDHLGRGREEAVLKMVKLDRKVGRSCQRIGEECS from the exons ATGGGGGATACTGGTAGTGAGCGCAGCAAACCTTTACCAACTCGGTGTCCCTGTGGATTTTGGGG GTCCAGTAAAACCATGAACCTCTGCTCAAAATGTTTTGCTG aACTATTATCATGCACAGAAACAGCCCAAGGTACCCTCTGTACGCCCAAAAAACGTCCTTGCGAATCAG CTTCAGGGCTGGAGAGCGAGGCGTCACCGGAGAAACGGGCACGGGGGGACTCTGAGGAGGGGGAGGCGGTTAGCGAGGAGCCTAGCCCAGGACCCAAGCAGAAAAACCGCCGGCGCTGCTATCGCTGCCAAACCAAACTGGAGCTGGTACAGCAGGAACTGGGCTCCTGTCGCTGCG GCTACGTGTTCTGCATGTTGCACCGTCTACCTGAGCAGCACGACTGCCTGTTCGACCACCTGGGGCGTGGGCGCGAGGAGGCCGTCCTCAAGATGGTGAAGCTGGACCGCAAGGTGGGCCGCTCGTGCCAGCGCATTGGAGAAGAGTGCTCCTGA